TTCAAGCCCCACAAACACCAGATCAAACGCCTCGAGCGTAAACCGCCGGAGTAGGGGGAGTTTCTTTGGGTGAGTTCTCTATGACCAATTCAACCAGTAGACCAGAAGTTCATGCTCTTGCCGTATGGTAGGTGTGTAGTGTATGACCTTCGCCAGGTAGCCTATGAAACTGTCGCCAATCATTGCCTTAGCTCTCTTCGTGGCCTCTTGTGCGTCACCGAGTATTGAGAATGCCGGTTCATGTGCATGCGCGGATCATTTCAACAGCCTTCAGACATCAGACCAGGGAACCGCTGATGCCAGACGCCATGTGAGAGACAACGGGTTTCGCATTCTGCGCTATGATATGCCCGGAATCAGATCAGGCTACTGGGTGGATTATTACAGACCTTTTCGACATTTCGGCATCGAGGAGTCTAATGAGTATTTCGCCTCACTGGTGATCGGGCTACCTAAAGCTGGAGTACTTCGATGACGACATCGTGTCTGGTTAGTTAATTACTGGTTTCATTGGTTTTGGCAAGCTAGGAAGGCTGTTTCCACGGGCTTGCGTGTATTTCTCGTGGATCATGTCCGGGCTGTCGTAACCGAGGTTGCTGTGCGGATGCACGGCGTTGTAGAGCTTTCTCCATCCCTCTATCACAACCTTCGCTTCCAGTACGCTAAGGAAGACCTCCTGGCTCAGGCATTCATCCCTCAGTCTCTGGTGGAAGCTTTCCACGAACCCGTTCTGCCAAGGGCTGCCCGGGTCTATATAAATGATCTTGATGGGATGGCTTGCCAGTGAGTCCTTCACGGTACGGGCTATAAACTCAGATCCGTTGTCTGAACGGATATATTCCGGAGCCCCGTGTTCGGCGATAGCCTGGTGGAGGACTTCCACGACATCATTGCTCTGGAGCCCCCGGGCAACCCGGATGGCGAGGCAACGCCTCGTGCATTCATCTATCAGAATCATCAGCCTGAGGCTGCCTCCGTCGTCCGTGCGGTCGTGGACGAAGTCCCAGCTCCACACGTGGTTCGGCTTGCTTGCCGTGGTGGGAAGTCCCGTCGATTTCCCCTGCCTCCTGCGTTTCGGTGGCTTCCGGCTCACCTTGAGCCCTTCCTCGCGCCGGATTTTCTGTACA
Above is a genomic segment from Rubritalea squalenifaciens DSM 18772 containing:
- a CDS encoding IS3 family transposase, with product MCSCRRACRYLGLSESSFYYKEKQRSPYQIKLRKRAIHLSWEFPRYGYRRIRALLAREGWEVSRKLVQKIRREEGLKVSRKPPKRRRQGKSTGLPTTASKPNHVWSWDFVHDRTDDGGSLRLMILIDECTRRCLAIRVARGLQSNDVVEVLHQAIAEHGAPEYIRSDNGSEFIARTVKDSLASHPIKIIYIDPGSPWQNGFVESFHQRLRDECLSQEVFLSVLEAKVVIEGWRKLYNAVHPHSNLGYDSPDMIHEKYTQARGNSLPSLPKPMKPVIN